In the genome of Polaribacter sp. MED152, one region contains:
- a CDS encoding CBS domain-containing protein, translating to MNINDYILKEIKAFHLKDTVKKAQRLFKNYPITHFPVVENNKLLGSFSEDDIQTLENKEEELVAHSYLLNSFFADEKATVLELLKIFADNNTTIIPVLNKDKNYMGYYDLCDVLDVFSTSPFMIEESETLIVEKLEMDYSMGEVSQIVEANGGKLLGVYISEKSNDFVQVTLKFVSDEINEIIQTFRRYDYKIVSNHENDIYLEDLKNRSDYLQKYLEM from the coding sequence ATGAATATTAACGATTACATCTTAAAAGAAATAAAAGCGTTTCATTTAAAAGACACTGTAAAAAAGGCGCAAAGACTCTTTAAAAATTACCCTATAACACATTTTCCAGTGGTAGAAAATAATAAATTGTTGGGTTCTTTTTCAGAAGATGATATTCAAACTTTAGAAAACAAAGAAGAAGAATTAGTTGCACATTCTTATCTACTAAATTCGTTTTTTGCAGATGAAAAAGCCACAGTTTTAGAGTTATTAAAGATTTTTGCAGACAATAACACTACTATAATTCCTGTTTTGAATAAGGATAAAAATTACATGGGTTATTATGATTTGTGTGATGTGTTAGACGTGTTTTCTACAAGCCCTTTTATGATTGAAGAAAGCGAAACCTTAATTGTAGAAAAACTAGAGATGGATTATTCTATGGGTGAAGTTTCTCAAATTGTAGAAGCGAATGGTGGTAAGCTACTTGGTGTTTATATTTCAGAAAAATCGAACGATTTTGTGCAAGTTACCTTAAAATTTGTTTCAGATGAAATTAACGAAATCATACAAACGTTTAGAAGGTATGACTATAAAATAGTTTCGAATCATGAAAATGATATTTATTTAGAAGACCTGAAAAACAGATCTGATTATTTACAGAAATATCTAGAAATGTAA
- a CDS encoding nucleotide pyrophosphohydrolase, translating into MNIENAQKQVDDWIKNHGVRYFNELTNMAQLTEEVGEVARIIARRYGEQSEKESDKNKDLGEELADVLFVVLCLANQTGIDLQNAFEKKLDIKTKRDHDRHHNNQKLK; encoded by the coding sequence ATGAACATAGAAAACGCACAGAAACAGGTTGATGATTGGATTAAAAATCATGGAGTTCGTTATTTTAATGAACTAACAAATATGGCGCAATTAACAGAAGAGGTTGGTGAGGTTGCAAGAATTATTGCAAGAAGATATGGAGAGCAAAGTGAAAAAGAATCCGATAAAAACAAAGACTTAGGTGAAGAGCTAGCAGATGTATTATTTGTGGTTTTGTGTTTGGCGAATCAAACAGGAATAGATTTGCAAAATGCTTTTGAAAAAAAGTTAGACATCAAAACAAAAAGAGATCATGATCGTCATCACAACAATCAAAAACTGAAATAA
- a CDS encoding alpha/beta fold hydrolase encodes MDILHSQILGEGKPLLVLHGYFGMSDNWKTLGNQFSEDFQVHLIDQRNHGRSFHTAAFNYDLLAEDIYNYIDFHQLDDVYLIGHSMGGKTAMLFASKYPELVAKLIIVDISPKAYDPHHNAILAGLNSIDFTLQNTRGKVDKQLSEYIPEFGVRQFLLKNVYWKEKGVLDFRFNLQSLTENNPEVGKALPANATFSKPTLFLRGEKSGYIIPEEQMIINNHFPNHKVVTIKNAGHWLHAENPKDFYKEVCEFLQ; translated from the coding sequence ATGGATATTTTACACTCACAGATTCTAGGAGAAGGGAAACCATTACTGGTTTTACATGGTTATTTCGGAATGTCTGATAACTGGAAAACTTTGGGTAATCAATTTTCTGAGGACTTTCAAGTGCATTTAATAGATCAAAGAAATCATGGTAGAAGCTTTCATACAGCTGCTTTTAATTATGATTTGTTGGCAGAAGATATTTACAATTACATAGATTTTCATCAGTTAGATGATGTGTATTTAATTGGGCATTCTATGGGCGGAAAAACAGCGATGTTATTCGCCTCTAAATATCCAGAATTGGTAGCCAAATTAATTATTGTAGATATTTCACCAAAAGCTTACGATCCTCATCATAATGCAATTTTAGCGGGTTTAAATTCTATTGATTTTACTCTGCAAAATACAAGAGGTAAAGTAGATAAACAATTGTCTGAATACATTCCAGAATTCGGAGTTAGACAATTTTTACTAAAGAATGTTTATTGGAAAGAAAAAGGAGTGTTAGACTTTAGATTTAATTTACAATCGTTAACAGAAAATAACCCAGAAGTAGGTAAAGCTTTGCCTGCAAACGCTACTTTTTCTAAACCGACGTTGTTTTTAAGAGGAGAAAAATCGGGTTATATTATTCCTGAAGAACAAATGATTATCAACAATCATTTTCCAAATCATAAAGTTGTAACCATAAAAAATGCTGGGCATTGGTTACATGCTGAAAATCCGAAAGATTTTTACAAAGAAGTTTGTGAATTTTTACAATAA
- a CDS encoding 3-phosphoshikimate 1-carboxyvinyltransferase: protein MDILLNVLEDRRIQEEITISGSKSESNRLLILQKLFPEITIDNLSDSDDSVHMHHALTTEDLLVDIGHAGTAMRFLTSYFAVNRGREVFLTGSERMQNRPIEILVNALRDLGADITYAVKEGYPPLKIKGKELTKDKVQINGNVSSQYISSLLLIASKLDNGLEIELTGKITSVPYINMTLSLLSQIGIESSFEDNIIKVFPKESIETQTVVVESDWSSASYFYSIVALSELGSSVKLSAYKKESLQGDSCLAEIYKHFGVATTFGEDCITLTKEKNTKRETLVRNLKDAPDIAQTIAVTCFAEGIACNLSGLHTLKIKETDRLVALHDELTKLGAKVIITNETLQVETATSINSNVAIDTYNDHRMAMAFAPLALKVSIKINDAEVVTKSYQKFWNDIEQIGINITRL, encoded by the coding sequence ATGGACATATTGTTAAATGTTTTAGAGGATAGAAGAATACAAGAAGAAATAACAATCTCTGGTTCTAAAAGCGAGTCGAATAGATTACTAATTCTACAAAAGCTTTTTCCTGAAATTACTATTGATAATTTATCAGATTCAGATGATTCTGTACACATGCATCATGCCTTAACCACAGAAGATTTATTGGTAGACATTGGTCATGCAGGTACTGCAATGCGTTTTTTAACTTCTTACTTTGCAGTAAACAGAGGTAGAGAGGTTTTTTTAACAGGTTCTGAGCGCATGCAAAACAGACCTATTGAAATTTTGGTAAATGCACTTAGAGATTTAGGTGCAGATATTACCTATGCTGTAAAAGAAGGTTATCCTCCATTAAAAATTAAAGGTAAAGAACTAACTAAAGATAAAGTACAAATTAATGGTAATGTAAGTAGCCAATATATTTCATCATTATTATTAATTGCTTCTAAACTAGATAATGGTTTAGAAATAGAATTGACAGGTAAAATAACTTCGGTTCCTTATATCAATATGACATTAAGCTTGCTTTCTCAAATTGGCATAGAAAGTAGTTTTGAAGATAATATCATTAAAGTATTTCCTAAAGAATCTATAGAAACGCAAACTGTTGTTGTAGAGTCAGATTGGTCATCAGCAAGTTATTTTTACTCAATTGTAGCTTTATCTGAATTGGGTTCATCTGTAAAATTGTCTGCTTATAAAAAAGAAAGCCTTCAAGGTGATTCTTGCTTGGCAGAAATTTACAAACATTTCGGAGTTGCAACTACTTTTGGCGAAGATTGTATTACGCTCACTAAAGAGAAAAACACCAAAAGAGAAACTTTAGTTAGAAACTTAAAAGACGCTCCAGATATTGCACAGACTATTGCTGTTACTTGTTTTGCAGAAGGTATTGCTTGTAACTTGTCTGGTTTACATACCTTAAAAATTAAAGAGACTGATAGATTAGTTGCCTTGCATGATGAGTTAACGAAGCTTGGAGCAAAAGTAATTATTACAAACGAAACGTTACAAGTAGAAACTGCTACTTCAATCAACAGCAATGTAGCTATTGATACCTATAATGATCATAGAATGGCAATGGCTTTTGCGCCTTTGGCTTTAAAGGTTTCTATTAAAATAAATGATGCTGAAGTAGTTACAAAATCTTACCAAAAATTCTGGAATGATATTGAGCAGATTGGTATTAATATTACTCGTTTGTAA
- a CDS encoding isoprenyl transferase → MDKKLHIDLLKTPKHVAIIMDGNGRWAKGKGMNRIFGHRNALTAVRESVKAASQVNVEAITLYAFSTENWNRPKLEVDALMSLLINSLKKELPEFMKQGVKVNSIGSIDNLPSKAQKVLKDVIFETRNNTDIVLTFALSYGSREEIVNAIKNISKKVVNKELNLEKIDENTINNHLYTFNLPDVDLMIRTSGEQRISNFLLWQMAYAELYFTNVLWPDFRQEHFYDAIIEYQNRERRFGKTSEQITE, encoded by the coding sequence ATGGATAAAAAACTACACATTGATTTACTGAAAACACCAAAGCATGTTGCCATAATTATGGATGGTAATGGACGTTGGGCAAAAGGTAAAGGAATGAATAGAATTTTTGGTCATAGAAATGCATTAACTGCTGTAAGAGAATCTGTAAAAGCAGCCTCACAAGTTAATGTAGAAGCCATTACTTTATACGCATTTTCTACAGAAAACTGGAACAGACCCAAACTAGAAGTAGATGCTTTAATGAGTTTATTAATAAACTCATTAAAAAAAGAACTACCCGAATTTATGAAACAAGGAGTTAAAGTTAACTCAATTGGTTCTATAGATAATTTACCCAGTAAGGCACAAAAAGTTTTAAAAGATGTTATTTTTGAAACCAGAAATAACACAGATATTGTATTAACCTTTGCACTAAGCTATGGCTCTAGAGAAGAAATTGTTAATGCAATCAAAAACATATCTAAAAAAGTTGTTAATAAAGAACTTAATTTAGAAAAAATAGATGAAAATACTATAAATAATCATTTATATACATTTAATTTGCCCGATGTTGATTTAATGATAAGAACTAGTGGAGAACAACGCATTAGTAACTTTTTATTATGGCAAATGGCATATGCTGAACTATATTTTACAAATGTACTTTGGCCAGATTTTAGACAAGAACATTTCTATGATGCCATCATAGAATATCAGAACAGAGAAAGACGATTTGGAAAAACAAGCGAACAAATTACAGAGTAA
- a CDS encoding DUF6089 family protein, with protein MKKSILLIIFVSLSNVLVSQVYEAGVFIGGSNYVGDIGRTNYIYPNKIAGAAFFKYNWNPKIALRATYSYLPIEADDLDADTDFKRDRGLSFSNTIHELAIGLEYNFYEYDLSSSDKTWTPYILLELAGFNYQYVVSEPRPQEFIFDSKNGFAVPFGVGFKSKLVGDLAFAVEAKFRYTFDDDIDYTSSNVPRLDIGDNNSDWYMFTGISLTYTFGRPACYKNGL; from the coding sequence ATGAAAAAAAGTATATTATTAATCATTTTTGTAAGCCTGTCTAATGTTTTAGTAAGTCAGGTATATGAAGCAGGAGTATTTATTGGTGGTTCCAACTATGTTGGAGACATTGGAAGAACCAACTACATTTACCCCAATAAAATTGCAGGAGCTGCATTTTTTAAGTACAATTGGAATCCTAAAATAGCACTAAGAGCAACCTATAGTTATTTGCCTATTGAAGCAGATGATTTAGATGCAGATACAGATTTTAAAAGAGATAGAGGGTTAAGTTTTTCTAATACCATACATGAGTTAGCCATTGGTTTAGAATACAATTTTTACGAGTATGATTTATCATCATCAGATAAAACTTGGACACCTTACATCTTGTTAGAATTAGCTGGTTTTAATTACCAATATGTAGTATCTGAACCAAGACCACAAGAATTTATTTTTGATTCTAAAAACGGTTTTGCAGTTCCTTTTGGAGTTGGTTTTAAATCTAAATTAGTTGGTGATTTAGCATTTGCTGTAGAAGCAAAATTTAGATATACTTTTGATGATGATATCGATTATACTTCATCAAACGTACCTAGATTAGATATTGGAGATAATAATAGTGATTGGTATATGTTTACAGGAATTTCTTTAACCTATACCTTTGGAAGACCAGCTTGTTATAAAAACGGACTGTAA
- a CDS encoding type IV pili methyl-accepting chemotaxis transducer N-terminal domain-containing protein — MKVRLIYGLVIFIIVYSIERYIDHQNREKLFTNIELVNIAGKQRMYSQKITKLALYANESPFKLLVINKELEDAYHQFSTTHNKLSEQRKKGKSDVYLDELFTNLESYYQEIMINTIVLIENTRNGVSSNNERTEEAIETIKKNENQFLHLMDKIVNQYEKEGKAIIEVSAARESTFNIIFIALLAYIVFFVLLPDHSKKGGNVFNF; from the coding sequence ATGAAAGTAAGGTTAATATATGGCTTGGTTATCTTTATTATCGTTTATTCTATTGAACGCTATATAGATCATCAAAACCGAGAAAAACTGTTTACAAATATTGAGCTGGTAAATATTGCTGGTAAACAACGTATGTACAGTCAGAAAATTACCAAATTAGCACTCTATGCTAATGAAAGTCCGTTTAAATTACTGGTAATTAACAAGGAGTTAGAAGACGCTTATCATCAATTTTCGACAACTCATAATAAGCTTAGTGAACAAAGGAAAAAGGGCAAAAGCGATGTTTACTTAGATGAATTGTTCACGAATCTGGAATCTTATTATCAAGAAATAATGATTAATACCATTGTTTTAATAGAAAACACTAGAAATGGCGTTAGTTCCAATAATGAGAGAACAGAAGAAGCAATTGAAACCATTAAAAAGAACGAAAATCAGTTTTTACATTTAATGGATAAAATTGTAAATCAATATGAGAAAGAAGGTAAAGCAATCATTGAGGTAAGTGCTGCAAGAGAATCTACTTTTAATATTATTTTTATTGCACTTTTAGCTTACATTGTGTTTTTTGTATTATTACCCGATCACAGTAAAAAAGGGGGTAATGTATTTAATTTTTAG
- a CDS encoding pyridoxine 5'-phosphate synthase — protein sequence MTKLSVNINKIATLRNSRGGNVPNLLKVATDIEGFGAQGITIHPRPDERHIRYQDARDLKGVVTTEFNIEGNPIQSFMDLVLETKPTQVTLVPDAVDAITSNAGWDTITHQSFLKEVIAEFQQNGIRTSIFIDTDAKLIEAAAKTGTDRIELYTEEFASQFDKGNKDAVKPYTEAAILAHDLGLGINAGHDLSLDNIQFFKQNIPNLAEVSIGHALIAESLYLGLENVVNMYLHRLQ from the coding sequence ATGACAAAGTTAAGTGTAAATATTAACAAAATAGCAACTTTACGTAATTCTAGAGGTGGTAATGTGCCAAATTTATTAAAAGTAGCCACAGATATTGAAGGTTTTGGTGCACAGGGTATTACCATTCATCCAAGACCAGATGAAAGACATATTCGTTATCAAGATGCAAGAGATTTAAAGGGTGTTGTAACTACAGAATTCAATATAGAGGGCAATCCTATACAATCTTTTATGGATTTGGTTTTAGAAACAAAGCCAACGCAAGTTACTTTAGTGCCAGATGCTGTAGATGCAATTACGTCTAATGCTGGTTGGGATACCATTACACATCAATCTTTTTTAAAGGAAGTGATAGCCGAGTTTCAACAAAATGGAATAAGAACTTCTATTTTTATTGATACTGATGCAAAGCTTATTGAAGCTGCTGCAAAAACAGGAACAGACAGAATTGAATTGTACACAGAAGAGTTTGCAAGCCAATTTGATAAAGGTAATAAAGATGCTGTAAAACCTTATACTGAAGCAGCTATTTTAGCTCATGATTTAGGTTTAGGAATTAATGCTGGGCACGATTTAAGTTTAGACAACATTCAGTTTTTTAAGCAAAACATTCCTAATTTAGCAGAGGTTTCAATAGGGCATGCCTTAATAGCAGAAAGTTTATACTTGGGCCTAGAAAATGTGGTAAATATGTATTTACATAGGTTGCAATAA
- a CDS encoding glycosyl hydrolase: MKKILFLAVCIFFSANAKVNAQKKVTQVSNDNFSAVKWRNIGPFRGGRSAAVTGVADKANLFYMGSTGGGVWKTTDAGGTWQNISDGFFGGSVGAVAVSESDNNVMYVGMGEKTVRGNVSSGDGVWKSENAGKTWRHVGLSNSRHIPRMRIHPKNSDIVFAGVMGDLYKPTQDRGVYKTTDGGETWRKVLFSNENAGVVDLIIDPNNPRVLYATTWNVRRTPYSLSSGGDGSALWKSTDEGETWTNISTNKGLPGGIWGIAGVTVSPVNSDIVYALIENKKGGVYKSTDAGETWRLINAERKLRQRAWYYTRLYADTQDEDILYVLNVRYHKSTDGGRTYKTYNAPHGDHHDLWIAPEDNQRMIIGDDGGAQISFDAGENWSTYMNQPTSQFYRVTTDNHFPYRILAAQQDNSTVRISHRTDGRFITESDWSSTAGGESAHIAVDPLNDDIVYGGSYGGFLTRVNHKTGDTRAINVWPDDPMGHGAEDFKYRFQWNFPIFFSPNNKKRLYAASNHLHATDNEGQSWKLISPDLTRNDPKTLGPSGGPITKDNTGVEYYGTIFAATESAYEPGLIYTGSDDGLVHVTKNNGETWENITPKKMPEWMMINCIEVDPFTKGGAYIVGTKYKSGDYKPYIYKTENYGKSWELIVNGIGNEDFTRALRADPKRKGLLYAGTERGMYMSFDDGKNWQSMQLNLPIVPITDLAIKEDNLIAATQGRSLWIIDDLTVFHQLDKYVAKKEMFLYKPKDAYNLSGGRGRTSRTAGTNHSGGVNMYYYLKDLEDKDVVSITISDANDNVIKTFSTKPNKDLKEGKLNAKEGNNIFNWNMMYDGAESVKGMILWWASLSGPMALPGTYKATLKLNDAQQSQQFTILKNPVSEATESDMKAQFDFINDINTKMTEIHKALKNVKKVRSQVGLLKKSIADKEANKDLIDFADKLVKDMTTIEETLYQTKSKSGQDPLNFPIRLNNKLAHLNSLTRVGNYAPTDQAIAFKNEITATIDVELAKLYQLFDNEVKTLNQKVKESNINLIQID, translated from the coding sequence ATGAAAAAAATACTTTTTCTGGCTGTTTGCATCTTCTTTTCTGCAAATGCCAAAGTTAATGCACAAAAAAAAGTTACCCAAGTTTCTAACGATAATTTTAGCGCTGTAAAATGGAGAAATATTGGTCCCTTTAGAGGTGGTAGAAGTGCTGCTGTAACAGGAGTTGCTGATAAAGCCAATCTTTTTTATATGGGTTCTACAGGAGGTGGAGTTTGGAAAACAACAGATGCTGGAGGTACTTGGCAAAATATTTCAGACGGATTTTTTGGAGGTTCTGTAGGTGCTGTAGCTGTTTCTGAATCAGACAATAACGTAATGTATGTTGGAATGGGAGAAAAAACCGTTCGTGGAAACGTATCTTCTGGAGATGGTGTTTGGAAATCTGAAAATGCTGGTAAAACATGGAGACATGTGGGATTAAGCAACTCAAGACATATACCTAGAATGCGCATTCATCCTAAAAATTCTGATATTGTTTTTGCAGGAGTTATGGGTGATTTATACAAACCAACACAAGACAGAGGAGTTTACAAAACAACAGATGGAGGTGAAACTTGGCGCAAAGTTTTGTTCTCTAATGAAAATGCTGGTGTAGTAGATTTAATAATCGATCCAAACAACCCAAGAGTTTTGTATGCCACAACTTGGAATGTAAGAAGAACACCTTATAGTTTATCTTCTGGGGGAGATGGTTCTGCTCTTTGGAAAAGTACAGACGAAGGTGAAACTTGGACAAACATTTCTACCAACAAAGGTTTACCTGGTGGTATTTGGGGTATTGCAGGCGTAACAGTTTCACCTGTAAATTCTGATATTGTTTATGCTTTAATTGAAAACAAAAAAGGAGGCGTTTACAAATCTACAGATGCAGGAGAAACATGGAGATTAATTAACGCTGAAAGAAAATTAAGACAAAGAGCTTGGTATTACACACGTTTGTATGCAGATACGCAAGATGAAGATATTTTATACGTTTTAAATGTTCGTTATCATAAATCTACAGATGGTGGTAGAACTTACAAAACCTATAATGCACCTCATGGAGATCATCATGATTTATGGATAGCACCAGAAGACAACCAAAGAATGATTATTGGTGATGATGGTGGAGCACAAATTTCTTTTGATGCTGGTGAGAATTGGAGTACTTATATGAATCAGCCAACCTCTCAGTTTTACAGAGTAACTACAGACAATCATTTTCCTTACCGAATTTTAGCTGCACAGCAAGACAATTCTACTGTTCGAATTTCTCATAGAACAGATGGTCGTTTTATAACTGAATCTGATTGGTCTTCTACAGCTGGTGGAGAAAGTGCGCATATTGCTGTAGATCCTTTAAATGATGACATTGTTTATGGAGGTAGTTATGGTGGATTTTTAACAAGAGTAAATCATAAAACTGGAGATACTAGAGCTATTAATGTTTGGCCAGATGACCCAATGGGTCATGGTGCTGAAGATTTTAAATATCGTTTTCAATGGAATTTCCCAATCTTCTTTTCACCTAATAATAAAAAGCGTTTATATGCAGCTTCTAATCATTTACATGCTACTGATAATGAAGGACAAAGTTGGAAATTAATTAGTCCTGATTTAACTAGAAATGATCCTAAAACACTAGGTCCTTCAGGTGGGCCAATTACCAAAGATAATACTGGAGTAGAATATTATGGAACTATTTTCGCTGCTACAGAATCTGCTTACGAACCTGGTTTAATTTACACTGGTTCTGATGATGGTTTAGTGCATGTTACCAAAAATAATGGCGAAACTTGGGAGAATATTACTCCTAAAAAAATGCCTGAATGGATGATGATTAACTGCATAGAAGTTGATCCTTTTACCAAAGGAGGTGCCTATATTGTTGGTACAAAATACAAATCTGGAGATTACAAACCTTACATCTACAAAACAGAAAATTATGGTAAATCTTGGGAGTTAATTGTAAACGGAATTGGCAATGAAGATTTTACACGTGCACTAAGAGCAGACCCAAAACGTAAAGGTTTATTATATGCAGGTACAGAAAGAGGTATGTACATGTCTTTTGACGATGGTAAAAACTGGCAAAGCATGCAATTGAATTTACCTATTGTACCTATTACAGATTTAGCCATTAAAGAAGATAATTTAATTGCGGCTACTCAAGGACGTTCTCTTTGGATTATTGATGATTTAACTGTATTTCATCAATTAGATAAATATGTAGCCAAAAAAGAGATGTTCTTATACAAGCCAAAAGATGCCTATAATTTATCTGGTGGTAGAGGAAGAACTTCTAGAACTGCAGGTACAAACCATTCTGGAGGTGTAAACATGTATTATTACCTAAAAGATTTAGAGGATAAAGATGTGGTTTCAATTACCATTTCTGATGCTAATGACAATGTAATTAAAACCTTTTCTACCAAACCAAATAAAGATTTAAAAGAAGGCAAATTAAACGCTAAAGAAGGCAATAATATATTTAATTGGAACATGATGTACGATGGTGCTGAATCTGTGAAAGGCATGATTTTATGGTGGGCTTCTTTATCTGGGCCAATGGCATTGCCTGGCACTTACAAAGCCACTTTAAAATTAAACGATGCACAACAATCTCAGCAATTTACTATTTTGAAAAATCCGGTTTCTGAAGCCACTGAAAGTGATATGAAAGCACAGTTTGACTTTATTAATGACATTAATACTAAAATGACTGAAATTCATAAAGCATTAAAAAATGTAAAGAAAGTAAGAAGTCAGGTTGGTCTGCTAAAAAAATCTATTGCTGATAAAGAAGCTAACAAAGATTTGATAGATTTTGCAGATAAATTAGTAAAAGATATGACCACCATTGAAGAAACTTTGTATCAAACAAAATCGAAAAGTGGTCAAGATCCGTTAAACTTTCCCATACGTTTAAACAACAAATTGGCACATTTAAACTCATTGACAAGGGTGGGTAATTATGCACCAACAGATCAAGCAATAGCCTTTAAAAATGAAATTACAGCTACTATAGATGTAGAATTGGCAAAACTATATCAATTGTTTGATAATGAAGTAAAAACCTTAAATCAAAAAGTAAAAGAAAGTAACATCAATTTAATTCAAATCGATTAA
- a CDS encoding NAD kinase, with protein MKKVAIYGQSYSISAEKEIQILLKVLQQHNIVSFIEKKFYDLLVQGNILDKKYPTFSHFSDLNSSFDVLFTLGGDGTILRAVTYIRDLDIPILGINTGRLGFLATINKTAIEESVNLILNGDYSIQERTLLSVKTSPETTTFSELNFALNEVTIARKNTTSMIGVKTCLNEEYLTNYWADGLIIATPTGSTGYSLSCNGPVISPDSKNLVITPIAPHNLNARPMVIADDTQIKLTIDSREKDFLISLDSRITTVAKNTVVYIEKASFTIKSIIPKNQSFLQTLRTKLLWGEDTRNETNL; from the coding sequence GTGAAAAAAGTTGCTATTTACGGTCAATCTTACTCCATTTCTGCAGAGAAAGAGATTCAGATTTTATTAAAAGTATTGCAACAACACAACATTGTATCTTTTATAGAAAAAAAGTTTTATGATTTACTAGTTCAAGGAAATATCTTAGATAAAAAATACCCAACATTTTCTCACTTTTCCGATTTAAACTCATCTTTTGATGTACTATTTACTTTAGGTGGAGATGGAACAATTTTAAGAGCAGTAACTTATATTAGAGATTTAGACATTCCTATTTTAGGAATTAATACAGGTAGATTGGGCTTTTTAGCAACCATAAATAAAACTGCCATTGAAGAAAGTGTCAACCTAATATTAAATGGAGATTATTCTATTCAAGAAAGAACTTTATTAAGCGTAAAAACGAGTCCAGAAACAACCACTTTTTCCGAATTAAATTTTGCCTTGAATGAAGTAACTATTGCTAGGAAAAACACGACTTCTATGATTGGTGTAAAAACCTGTTTAAATGAAGAATACCTTACCAATTATTGGGCAGATGGTTTAATAATAGCAACACCTACAGGCTCTACAGGCTATTCATTAAGTTGTAATGGCCCTGTAATTTCGCCAGATTCTAAAAACCTGGTAATTACACCTATTGCACCTCATAATTTAAATGCAAGGCCCATGGTTATTGCAGATGATACTCAAATTAAATTAACGATAGATTCAAGAGAAAAAGACTTTTTAATATCTTTAGATTCACGCATAACAACAGTAGCAAAAAACACTGTAGTTTATATAGAAAAAGCATCTTTTACCATAAAAAGTATCATCCCTAAAAATCAATCTTTTTTACAAACTTTGAGAACTAAATTACTTTGGGGAGAAGATACCAGGAACGAAACCAATCTTTAA